The following coding sequences are from one Nicotiana tomentosiformis chromosome 3, ASM39032v3, whole genome shotgun sequence window:
- the LOC138906942 gene encoding uncharacterized protein, which translates to MRKAIQVCHELVFLSDRNQSIANGIRKVYPEAHHGICLYHFEKNLKQRHTKAMVINLFQSAAKLYKREDFNQLMSQIKSVDKKTYNYIMEEPPERWARSWFSRRCYDMLTTNMVESMNSVLLKAREMPILRMFRFHPRKVGRVVLRMRKKAHETFHKVSIWAEKEMNKKMDLACKIDLLVFILDSMLFRINSKGMEFIVDLNKRTCDCLEFQLDELLCPYAIAAINKRYL; encoded by the exons atgagAAAAGCAATTCAAGTCTGTCATGAACTGGTTTTCTTATCAGATAGAAACCAATCGATCGCAAATGGGATTAGAAAAGTTTATCCTGAAGCTCACCATGGTATCTGCCTCTATCACTTTGAGAAAAATTTAAAGCAAAGACATACAAAAGCCATGgtaataaatctttttcaaagcGCTGCAAAGTTATACAAACGTGAAGATTTTAATCAGTTAATGTCCCAAATCAAAAGTGTTGACAAGAAAACATACAATTACATAATGGAAGAGCCGCCAGAAAGATGGGCTCGATCGTGGTTCTCACGGCGATGTTATGATATGCTGACAACAAACATGGTAGAATCAATGAATTCTGTGTTACTAAAAGCGAGAGAGATGCCTATTTTAAGAATGTTCAGATTTCATCCAAGAAAAGTTGGGAGAGTGGTTTTACGAATGAGAAAAAAAGCACATGAAACTTTTCACAAAGTATCAATATGGGCAGAAAAAGAGATGAACAAGAAGATGGACTTAGCTTGCAAAAT TGATTTACTG GTGTTCATCCTTGATTCAATGTTGTTTAGAATAAATAGTAAAGGAATGGAATTCATTGTGGACTTAAACAAGAGAACTTGTGACTGCTTGGAATTCCAACTTGATGAATTGCTCTGTCCATACGCAATTGCTGCTATTAATAAGAGATATTTATAG
- the LOC117274529 gene encoding uncharacterized protein has protein sequence MVVTAFPLRNILHKPELSGRLAKWAVQMSEFNIEYKSRTTIKSQVLADFVADFSPRLLPLAAKEATIVSELALGVWTLFTDGASNVKEFGLGIVLITPSEETLRQAIRTIPLTNNEAEYGALIAGIKFSRGHDSEAIKVKCDSQLVINQVYGIFDTKEERMQQYVVRVQA, from the coding sequence ATGGTGGTGACTGCTTTTCCTTTGAGGAATATACTCCATAAACCCGAACTCTccggcagattggccaaatgggccgttcaAATGAGCGAGTTCAACATAGAGTATAAATCGAGGACAACGATTAAATCACAAGTCctggctgacttcgtggctgatttcaGCCCTAGACTATTGCCTCTGGCTGCCAAAGAGGCAACAATAGTGTCAGAGCTAGCATTGGGAGTCTGGACCTTATTCACGGATGGAGCTTCAAACGTTAAAGAGTTCGGACTTGGAATAGTCTTGATCACGCCTTCGGAGGAAACCTTAcggcaagccatcagaacgatcccactaactaacaatgaggcagagtATGGTGCTTTGATTGCAGGGATCAAATTTTCCCGGGGACATGACTCTGAAGCCATCAAAGTAAAATGTGATTCACAGTTGGTGATAAATCAGGTCTATGGAATTTTTGACACCAAAGAAGagcgtatgcaacaatacgtagtAAGGGTTCAAGCTTAA